From the Malus domestica chromosome 17, GDT2T_hap1 genome, one window contains:
- the LOC103405541 gene encoding senescence-specific cysteine protease SAG39-like has translation MENLNLQLWKYMCLGLILMLGAWSSQATSRSLQDASMYGRYEQWLARYGRVYNDVDEKETRFKIFKENVAFIESSNKDANKPYKLSVNQFSDLTNEEFKASRNGFKGHECSTKTTSFKYENVTAALPATMDWRKKGAVTPVKDQGQCGCCWAFSAVAATEGVTQLTTGKLISLSEQELVDCDTAGEDQGCEGGLMDDAFQFIQQNHGISTETNYPYNGVDGTCNTKKEAIIAAKITGFEDVPANSEKALLTAVAHQPVSVAIDASGSDFQFYSSGVFTGTCGTSLDHGVTAVGYGVSEDGTKYWLVTNSWGAEWGEAGYIRMQRDVAAPEGLCGIAMSASYPTA, from the exons ATGGAGAACCTAAACCTGCAGCTATGGAAGTATATGTGCTTGGGTTTGATCCTCATGTTGGGAGCTTGGTCTTCTCAAGCCACTTCTCGCAGTCTGCAAGATGCATCAATGTATGGGAGATACGAGCAATGGTTGGCTCGTTATGGCCGTGTATATAATGACGTCGATGAGAAGGAAACTCGTTTCAAGATATTTAAGGAAAATGTGGCGTTTATAGAATCTTCTAATAAGGATGCAAACAAACCTTACAAATTAAGCGTCAATCAATTTTCAGACcttacaaatgaagagttcAAAGCCTCAAGAAATGGATTCAAGGGCCATGAATGTTCCACGAAGACGACTTCTTTCAAATATGAAAATGTGACTGCCGCTTTGCCAGCAACAATGGACTGGAGAAAGAAAGGAGCTGTAACCCCCGTTAAGGACCAAGGCCAATGTG GATGCTGTTGGGCTTTTTCAGCAGTTGCCGCCACCGAAGGTGTTACACAGCTTACAACTGGTAAATTGATCTCTTTGTCTGAGCAAGAGCTCGTTGATTGTGACACCGCTGGTGAAGACCAAGGTTGTGAGGGTGGCTTAATGGACGATGCGTTTCAGTTCATCCAACAAAATCACGGTATTAGCACAGAAACTAATTACCCCTACAACGGTGTTGATGGTACATGTAACACCAAGAAGGAAGCCATCATTGCAGCCAAGATAACTGGCTTTGAGGATGTGCCTGCAAATAGTGAAAAGGCCCTTCTAACCGCTGTTGCTCATCAACCTGTTTCCGTTGCCATCGATGCTAGCGGTTCCGACTTCCAATTCTATTCAAGTGGTGTCTTCACCGGAACTTGTGGAACGAGTCTTGACCATGGTGTTACCGCTGTTGGATATGGCGTGAGTGAGGATGGGACTAAGTATTGGCTAGTGACGAACTCATGGGGTGCAGAATGGGGCGAAGCTGGGTACATAAGAATGCAAAGAGATGTTGCTGCACCTGAAGGACTTTGTGGGATTGCTATGTCTGCCTCTTACCCCACAGCTTAG